From Thermodesulfobacteriota bacterium, one genomic window encodes:
- a CDS encoding NINE protein encodes MTSHNDTHLKSIGYILWLFGFTGSHRFYYGRPITGTIYFCTFGLFLIGWLIDLFLIPSMDRRADRRYQSGPIDYNLAWILLTFLGLFGVHRMYMGKWITGIIYFFTGGLFLIGYLYDFCTLNGQVDEVNRTR; translated from the coding sequence ATGACTTCCCATAACGACACCCATCTGAAATCCATCGGCTATATCCTCTGGCTGTTCGGATTTACCGGGTCCCATCGTTTTTATTACGGCAGGCCCATCACCGGTACGATTTATTTTTGTACCTTCGGGCTGTTTCTGATCGGCTGGCTGATCGACCTGTTTCTGATCCCTTCCATGGACCGCCGGGCGGACAGGCGTTATCAGTCCGGTCCCATAGACTATAATCTGGCCTGGATCCTGCTGACCTTTCTGGGTCTGTTCGGGGTACATCGAATGTATATGGGAAAGTGGATTACCGGCATTATCTATTTTTTTACCGGCGGCCTGTTTTTGATCGGATACTTATATGATTTCTGCACCTTAAACGGTCAGGTGGATGAGGTCAACCGCACCCGGTAG